One window of the Niallia circulans genome contains the following:
- a CDS encoding D-alanyl-D-alanine carboxypeptidase family protein — MKETTIVFCFVLLLFCFPAISNAKDNKEPELISEAAFLLDSDTGAVLYEKNGYKKMYPASLTKIATAIYAIEHGKLDDIVTVSENAYSAEGTRVYLEKGEQVTLRHLLDGMLINSGNDAAIAIAEYLDGSISNFETNINKYLKEKVNVHSTHFKNPNGLFDKDHYTTANDLALITQYAMKNETFREIFGTDELKWDGLSWDTTLVSHHQMVNGSRPYDKVTGGKTGFVDESKQTLATTAENGELSLIAIILKGTYKQDVYNDTEELMDYGFSQYMHKLVPGGKSFFAKGTTYETSDEVNITVPRTKGKEEVSSSGVLMIKNENDDIIQSVQLANAEPAEETFKKNISDEAGRDEKKSSFPGIVFLIPFAIYFIYVIRKKAIKR, encoded by the coding sequence ATGAAGGAAACGACCATTGTATTTTGTTTCGTATTATTATTATTTTGCTTTCCTGCTATAAGTAATGCTAAAGATAATAAGGAACCTGAACTAATAAGTGAGGCAGCTTTCTTATTAGATAGTGATACTGGAGCGGTATTATATGAAAAGAATGGGTATAAAAAAATGTATCCGGCAAGTTTAACAAAAATAGCGACTGCCATTTATGCGATTGAGCATGGAAAATTAGATGATATTGTTACAGTAAGTGAGAACGCGTATTCAGCGGAAGGGACAAGAGTTTATTTAGAGAAAGGCGAGCAAGTAACACTGAGACATTTACTTGATGGAATGCTAATTAACTCTGGTAATGATGCAGCGATAGCTATTGCTGAATACCTAGATGGTTCTATTAGTAATTTTGAGACAAATATTAACAAGTACTTAAAGGAAAAAGTCAATGTTCATTCCACGCATTTCAAAAATCCAAATGGTTTATTTGATAAAGATCATTACACAACTGCAAACGATTTAGCATTAATCACCCAGTACGCCATGAAAAATGAAACATTTAGAGAAATATTCGGCACAGATGAATTAAAGTGGGATGGTCTGTCTTGGGATACTACATTAGTAAGCCATCATCAAATGGTAAACGGTAGTCGCCCATACGACAAAGTGACTGGCGGGAAAACTGGTTTTGTAGACGAATCAAAACAGACTTTGGCTACTACCGCTGAGAATGGGGAGCTAAGTTTGATTGCTATTATTTTAAAAGGGACATATAAGCAGGATGTATATAATGATACGGAAGAACTAATGGATTATGGCTTTAGTCAATATATGCATAAATTAGTTCCAGGAGGAAAATCATTTTTTGCTAAGGGGACAACTTATGAAACTTCAGATGAAGTTAACATAACGGTTCCACGCACAAAAGGAAAAGAAGAGGTTAGCTCTTCCGGTGTTTTAATGATTAAAAATGAGAACGATGATATTATTCAATCGGTACAATTAGCAAATGCTGAGCCAGCAGAGGAAACGTTTAAAAAGAATATTTCGGATGAAGCAGGAAGAGACGAGAAGAAATCTTCGTTTCCAGGAATAGTTTTCCTTATTCCGTTCGCCATTTATTTCATCTATGTGATAAGAAAAAAGGCAATTAAACGTTAA
- a CDS encoding ABC-F family ATP-binding cassette domain-containing protein, which yields MITVTNVGLRYGDRKLFEDVNIKFTPGNCYGLIGANGAGKSTFLKILSGEIEAQSGNVSLGPGERLAVLKQNHFEYEEHEVLKVVIMGHARLYEVMQEKDAIYMKENFTDEDGMKAAELEGEFAELNGWEAESEAAILLKGLGIGEELHYKTMAELNGSDKVKVLLAQALFGEPDVLLLDEPTNHLDINAIKWLEEFLINFDNTVIVVSHDRHFLNKVCTHIADLDYSRIQIYVGNYDFWYESSQLASRMANDANKKKEEKIKELQNFIARFSANASKSKQATSRKKLLDKISLDDIKPSSRKYPYVAFTPEREIGNDLLRVENLTKIIDGVKVLDNVSFIMNKDDKIALVGPNEIAKTTLFRILAGEMEPDSGTYKWGVTTSQSYFPAENSEYFNNDDETLVDWLRQYSPNDQTESFLRGFLGRMLFSGEEVLKKPSVLSGGEKVRCMLSKMMLSGANVLLLDEPTNHLDLESITALNNGLINFKGSLIFTSHDHQFVSTIANRILEITPQGLVDKQMNYDEYLEDEALQKNIANMYK from the coding sequence ATGATAACAGTTACGAATGTAGGTCTTCGATACGGCGATCGCAAATTATTTGAAGATGTTAATATTAAATTTACACCAGGTAATTGCTACGGTTTAATCGGAGCAAACGGTGCAGGAAAATCTACTTTCCTAAAAATACTATCTGGTGAAATAGAAGCTCAATCAGGGAATGTTTCTTTAGGACCTGGAGAAAGACTTGCTGTTTTAAAGCAGAATCACTTTGAATATGAAGAACATGAAGTATTAAAAGTGGTAATAATGGGGCATGCAAGATTATATGAAGTAATGCAAGAGAAAGATGCGATTTACATGAAAGAAAATTTCACAGATGAAGATGGCATGAAAGCCGCAGAGCTTGAAGGAGAATTCGCCGAATTAAACGGATGGGAAGCAGAATCTGAAGCTGCGATTCTTTTAAAAGGATTAGGCATTGGTGAGGAGCTTCATTATAAGACAATGGCGGAATTAAACGGTTCCGATAAAGTGAAAGTGTTATTAGCGCAAGCACTTTTCGGTGAACCTGATGTTCTTTTACTAGATGAGCCTACTAACCATTTGGATATTAATGCAATTAAGTGGTTAGAGGAATTTTTAATTAACTTTGACAATACTGTAATTGTTGTGTCCCATGACAGACATTTCTTAAACAAGGTTTGTACACATATTGCAGACTTAGACTATAGTAGAATCCAAATTTATGTGGGTAACTATGATTTTTGGTATGAATCAAGTCAATTAGCTTCTAGAATGGCAAACGATGCAAACAAAAAGAAAGAAGAAAAAATTAAAGAACTTCAAAACTTTATTGCTCGATTTAGTGCAAATGCTTCTAAGTCGAAACAGGCTACTTCTCGAAAAAAATTACTTGATAAAATTTCGTTAGATGACATTAAACCTTCATCACGAAAATATCCATATGTTGCATTTACTCCTGAGCGTGAAATTGGTAATGACTTATTAAGAGTTGAAAACCTAACAAAAATCATTGACGGGGTTAAAGTTCTTGATAATGTAAGCTTTATTATGAATAAAGATGATAAGATTGCCCTAGTTGGTCCAAATGAAATTGCTAAGACTACTCTATTCCGTATTTTAGCGGGCGAAATGGAGCCAGATAGTGGCACTTATAAATGGGGAGTTACTACTTCTCAAAGTTATTTTCCAGCTGAAAACTCGGAGTATTTTAATAACGATGACGAAACTCTAGTAGACTGGCTTCGCCAATATTCTCCCAATGATCAAACAGAAAGCTTTTTAAGAGGATTTTTAGGCCGCATGTTATTTTCTGGAGAAGAAGTATTGAAAAAACCTAGCGTTTTATCAGGTGGAGAAAAAGTTCGTTGTATGTTATCTAAAATGATGCTGAGTGGCGCAAATGTTCTACTTCTAGATGAACCTACTAACCATTTAGATTTAGAATCCATCACAGCTTTAAATAATGGATTAATCAACTTTAAAGGTTCATTAATTTTCACTTCTCATGACCATCAGTTTGTATCAACAATTGCAAATCGCATTCTTGAGATTACCCCACAAGGACTTGTTGATAAGCAAATGAATTACGATGAATATTTAGAAGATGAAGCATTACAAAAAAATATTGCAAATATGTATAAATAA
- a CDS encoding formate/nitrite transporter family protein, translated as MEIHPVDKAINYALKKKETIDDSFFRYFVKAILAGIYIGFALMLCYRLAQPFFDIHSPATYMMTSLFFGLALVLISYGGGELFTGNTMAFAMSTLSGATSWKDTIYNWVSTYFGNLVGALFFALLIYYSGLFSLVPKTTWLMDVANSKMSATTVELFVRGILCNWLVCLAIWIPMNVKGDVGKIIATLLIVFAFMISGYEHSVANMALFSIALIVPHPETITLANALHNLIPVTIGNIVGGAFFVGALNLYIFPKKKRKTNESSLRVTTPKSLAK; from the coding sequence ATGGAAATTCATCCAGTTGATAAGGCTATTAATTATGCATTGAAAAAGAAAGAAACAATCGACGATTCTTTCTTTCGTTATTTTGTAAAAGCCATTTTAGCAGGAATCTACATTGGTTTTGCTTTAATGCTGTGTTATCGTTTAGCACAACCATTTTTCGATATTCATTCGCCTGCCACCTATATGATGACTAGTTTATTTTTCGGGTTGGCGCTAGTCCTTATTTCGTATGGTGGTGGGGAGTTATTTACAGGAAACACAATGGCATTTGCTATGAGTACTTTGTCAGGAGCAACTAGTTGGAAAGATACTATTTATAATTGGGTTAGTACATATTTTGGCAACTTGGTTGGAGCGTTATTTTTTGCTTTACTAATCTATTACTCAGGCTTATTTAGCTTAGTTCCTAAAACAACTTGGCTTATGGATGTTGCTAATTCTAAAATGAGTGCTACAACAGTTGAATTATTTGTTCGAGGCATCCTTTGTAACTGGTTGGTTTGTTTGGCTATTTGGATACCGATGAATGTGAAGGGGGATGTCGGAAAAATAATTGCCACATTATTAATTGTCTTTGCCTTTATGATTTCTGGTTATGAGCATAGTGTCGCTAATATGGCGCTTTTCTCTATTGCCCTCATCGTACCACATCCAGAGACAATTACATTGGCAAATGCTTTACATAACTTAATACCTGTTACAATCGGTAATATCGTTGGCGGAGCATTCTTTGTTGGCGCATTAAACCTCTATATTTTTCCTAAGAAAAAAAGAAAAACGAATGAATCCTCTTTACGTGTTACTACACCTAAATCATTAGCAAAGTAA
- a CDS encoding ZIP family metal transporter — translation MLVAAMWGAIASLSLLVGSIAGLFLMIPKRIIAYFMALGTGILIGASSFELLIKSVHKSGIITTAITFLTGAGLFTLIEIFLYKKGGSNRKRSHKNPEGHSGLAIYIGTLMDAIPESMIIGLSLLITQKVDMLFLIAIFISNFPESLSSTVGLKKDNYSNKKILFLWSSVILISAISSSVGYLFLENASAVMLSGIQSFGAGGLIAMVCSTMLPEAFEQGGPTVGFVACMGLIFSLSMSHLG, via the coding sequence ATGTTAGTTGCAGCAATGTGGGGGGCAATAGCAAGCCTTTCCTTACTCGTGGGATCTATCGCTGGTTTGTTTTTAATGATACCCAAAAGGATTATTGCTTATTTTATGGCTTTGGGTACTGGTATTTTAATAGGGGCCTCTTCTTTTGAGCTTTTAATTAAATCTGTACATAAAAGTGGAATCATTACAACAGCTATTACTTTTTTAACTGGTGCAGGTTTATTTACTTTAATTGAAATATTTCTCTATAAAAAGGGCGGATCCAATCGGAAACGATCACATAAAAATCCAGAAGGTCATTCCGGACTAGCTATTTATATTGGCACTCTGATGGACGCGATACCAGAATCAATGATTATAGGATTAAGTCTATTAATAACACAGAAGGTGGACATGCTCTTTTTGATCGCCATTTTCATCAGTAATTTTCCTGAATCCCTTTCTTCAACGGTGGGTCTAAAAAAAGACAACTATTCAAACAAGAAAATTTTATTTTTATGGAGCAGTGTCATCCTTATTTCCGCGATAAGCAGCTCAGTGGGATATTTATTTTTAGAGAACGCATCAGCAGTAATGCTTTCTGGAATTCAGTCATTTGGTGCCGGTGGATTAATTGCAATGGTTTGCTCCACTATGCTTCCCGAAGCTTTTGAGCAAGGAGGACCAACAGTTGGATTTGTTGCATGTATGGGATTAATCTTCTCTCTAAGCATGAGTCATCTAGGATAG
- a CDS encoding YjcZ family sporulation protein, whose product MSGGHTAGFGGGFALLVVLFILLIIVGSCYVGF is encoded by the coding sequence ATGAGTGGTGGCCATACAGCTGGTTTTGGTGGAGGTTTTGCTCTACTAGTAGTGCTATTCATTTTATTAATAATTGTAGGTTCTTGCTACGTCGGTTTCTGA
- a CDS encoding YjcZ family sporulation protein has product MGCGGFGFGNGFVLIVVLFILLIIVGAAWL; this is encoded by the coding sequence ATGGGTTGCGGAGGATTTGGATTCGGAAATGGTTTTGTTTTAATCGTAGTACTGTTCATTTTGTTAATCATCGTTGGAGCTGCTTGGCTATAA
- a CDS encoding alanyl-tRNA editing protein: MSTKLFYSTPYETKWTTTIKEVIETKNQIYVLLKETAFYPEGGGQPADTGFIDGIRVVDVQMKDNQIYHLMERKPENKLVSCELDWDRRYDHMQQHTAQHMLSAVLEELYQIPTVSFHLGKEYTTIDIDTADLTKEQMTQLEKSCNSYIMKNLEIKTHITTYEQVSKFPLRKLPKVTGDIRIVEIDNWDFSACAGTHVGRTGELGVFKILKTEKHRGQTRIFFLSGWRAIRDYQTAQSILDNLGTFFKTNKLQLEDRVNKVELEKKALTKELETLKRENIAFLAEQILSTHTEKVIFLSFADKTIKDLSILAKYLLQKQSSSIILLSSETDKKILIQQNGDYPLHCGKFLKETIQGYEGKGGGNVLQAQGTFSSVLQLNACLKELRQRLDESI; the protein is encoded by the coding sequence ATGTCTACAAAGTTATTTTATTCAACTCCATATGAAACAAAATGGACAACCACCATAAAGGAAGTTATCGAAACGAAAAATCAAATTTATGTCCTTTTAAAAGAAACAGCGTTTTATCCAGAAGGTGGAGGTCAACCAGCAGATACTGGATTCATTGACGGGATTCGTGTCGTAGATGTACAGATGAAGGATAATCAAATTTATCACCTTATGGAAAGAAAACCAGAAAATAAACTCGTATCATGTGAATTAGATTGGGATAGACGATATGATCATATGCAGCAGCATACTGCTCAGCACATGTTATCAGCTGTTTTGGAAGAATTATATCAAATTCCAACAGTTAGCTTTCATTTAGGAAAAGAGTACACAACAATTGATATAGATACAGCTGATCTAACAAAGGAACAAATGACTCAACTAGAAAAATCCTGTAATTCCTATATTATGAAAAACTTAGAAATCAAAACGCATATTACAACCTATGAACAAGTGAGTAAATTTCCTTTAAGAAAGCTGCCAAAAGTAACTGGTGATATAAGAATCGTGGAAATCGATAATTGGGATTTTTCTGCATGTGCTGGAACACATGTAGGCAGAACTGGAGAATTAGGCGTCTTTAAAATATTGAAAACTGAAAAACATCGTGGTCAAACGAGGATTTTCTTTTTAAGTGGGTGGAGAGCCATTCGTGACTATCAAACAGCACAATCTATATTAGATAACTTAGGAACGTTTTTTAAAACAAATAAACTGCAGCTTGAAGATCGTGTAAATAAAGTGGAATTAGAGAAAAAGGCATTAACTAAAGAATTAGAAACACTAAAAAGAGAAAATATAGCGTTTTTAGCAGAACAAATTCTTTCGACACATACAGAAAAAGTAATTTTCCTTTCATTTGCAGACAAAACAATCAAGGATTTATCTATTCTTGCCAAATATCTATTGCAAAAACAATCTAGCAGCATTATTCTCCTGAGTTCGGAAACAGATAAAAAAATACTAATACAGCAGAATGGTGATTATCCTCTTCATTGTGGAAAGTTTCTTAAGGAAACAATCCAAGGATATGAAGGGAAAGGTGGTGGCAATGTACTGCAAGCACAAGGTACGTTCTCTTCCGTTTTACAATTAAATGCCTGCCTAAAGGAACTAAGACAAAGATTAGATGAGAGTATATAA
- a CDS encoding cold-inducible protein YdjO-related protein: MFFNRKGVEEKPEEVLMSMEVYACNSCNGWMRKDFATDDLLCPLCGDQTTAEMRELPQISN, from the coding sequence ATGTTTTTTAATCGGAAAGGTGTGGAAGAAAAACCGGAAGAAGTGTTAATGAGTATGGAAGTATATGCATGTAATTCCTGTAACGGGTGGATGAGAAAGGATTTTGCTACAGACGATCTTCTTTGTCCTTTATGCGGAGATCAGACAACAGCTGAAATGAGAGAGCTTCCTCAAATCAGTAATTAA
- a CDS encoding PAS domain S-box protein, which produces MYNSILIFISILIVYMACYSSFDLFQLVKNGEKNSRFLFLASTFTIGFGFWILSFIDMMIKNVYATANYNIPITILSMVVGICFSGMAFYALLDKKKKKRRIYVSAFFFSLSLLSVSIIGFYSIGSIVYYQIPQLFISFLLLFFVFFISIWLSFYPVNISAVFKKWIRPVCSLLMTGVCMISHFILLSDVSAPEVSVVRDSYQSSFIIYIALFVSVLVLGGLIGTSTLIGERMDVGAINVRDMQHALDESAIVAFTDNNGMITYVNDKFVEVSKYSREELLGQNHRILNSGHHSPEFFRQLWNTIKKGEIWKGEILNKAKDGTLYWVDTVIVPFLNKEGAPYQYVAIRRDITEQKMVQHQLEESVREVSDITYALEQSSIIAFTDKRGIITNVNSKFCEISGYSRQELIGKTHRIVNSGYHSKDFFRNVWQTIGKGEIWKGEIRNKRKDGSYYWVDTTIVPFLDKNNKPYQYLAIRNDITEKKRTEEVLHRQDKLAAIGQLAAGVAHEIRNPLTSIKGYAEFLSMDETEKDRQEYFEIILDEIERVNSIVEEFMLLSKPTVSVLEKKPLLPIIDNVLSILDYQLRKNKIQLNRYYEDSNPFVECDENKLKQVFLNFIKNAVEAMPDGGSIDINVKKEKGNISILIKDSGIGMSKEQLKKIGEPFFTTKKEGNGLGLMVSFKIIENLNGKVYVDSELNKGTSFHITLPSVH; this is translated from the coding sequence TTGTATAACTCCATATTAATTTTCATTAGTATCCTAATCGTATATATGGCATGCTATTCTTCGTTTGATTTATTTCAATTAGTAAAAAATGGAGAGAAAAATAGTAGATTTTTGTTTTTAGCAAGCACATTTACGATAGGTTTTGGATTTTGGATTTTAAGTTTTATTGATATGATGATTAAAAATGTGTATGCAACTGCTAACTATAATATCCCTATCACTATCTTATCAATGGTAGTAGGCATATGCTTTAGTGGTATGGCATTTTATGCGCTATTAGATAAGAAAAAAAAGAAGAGAAGGATTTATGTATCTGCTTTCTTTTTTAGTCTTTCTTTATTATCAGTATCCATTATTGGTTTTTATTCAATCGGCAGTATAGTATATTATCAAATTCCGCAATTATTTATCAGTTTTTTATTGTTATTTTTTGTATTTTTTATTTCGATATGGCTATCATTTTATCCTGTTAATATCTCTGCCGTTTTTAAAAAATGGATACGTCCTGTATGTAGTTTACTAATGACAGGAGTGTGTATGATCAGTCATTTCATTCTCTTAAGTGATGTAAGTGCACCAGAAGTTTCCGTTGTGAGGGATTCCTATCAAAGCAGCTTCATTATTTACATTGCATTATTTGTTTCTGTCTTAGTTTTAGGTGGGTTAATTGGAACAAGTACCTTAATTGGAGAACGAATGGATGTAGGAGCAATTAATGTGAGAGATATGCAGCATGCTTTGGATGAGTCTGCAATCGTTGCTTTTACTGATAATAATGGAATGATTACATATGTAAACGATAAATTTGTGGAAGTATCGAAGTATAGTCGTGAGGAATTGTTAGGACAAAATCATCGTATTTTGAATTCTGGCCATCATTCGCCTGAGTTTTTTCGACAATTATGGAATACGATTAAAAAAGGGGAGATATGGAAAGGGGAGATACTCAATAAAGCAAAGGATGGTACGCTATATTGGGTTGATACCGTAATAGTCCCTTTTTTAAATAAGGAGGGGGCACCTTATCAGTATGTAGCAATAAGACGTGACATTACAGAGCAAAAAATGGTTCAGCATCAACTGGAAGAGTCTGTACGTGAAGTAAGTGACATTACCTATGCATTAGAACAATCAAGTATTATTGCATTTACAGATAAAAGAGGAATTATTACAAATGTTAATTCTAAATTTTGTGAGATATCCGGATATAGTAGACAGGAATTAATCGGGAAGACCCATCGTATTGTAAATTCTGGCTATCATTCAAAAGATTTTTTCCGAAATGTTTGGCAAACAATTGGAAAAGGAGAAATTTGGAAGGGGGAAATCCGAAATAAAAGGAAAGATGGCTCCTATTATTGGGTGGACACAACTATAGTCCCTTTTTTAGATAAAAACAATAAGCCTTATCAATACTTAGCTATTAGAAATGATATTACAGAAAAGAAACGAACAGAAGAAGTTCTTCATCGACAAGATAAATTAGCCGCGATTGGTCAATTAGCAGCTGGTGTTGCTCATGAGATCCGCAACCCTCTAACTTCCATAAAAGGATATGCGGAATTTTTGAGTATGGATGAAACCGAGAAAGATCGACAGGAATACTTTGAGATTATTCTAGATGAAATTGAAAGAGTAAACTCTATTGTCGAGGAATTCATGCTTCTTTCTAAGCCGACTGTTTCTGTATTAGAGAAAAAACCGCTACTTCCTATTATAGATAATGTTCTTTCGATTTTAGATTACCAGCTGCGAAAAAATAAAATCCAATTGAATCGCTACTACGAAGATTCCAATCCTTTCGTAGAATGTGACGAGAATAAATTAAAACAGGTTTTCTTGAACTTTATAAAGAACGCGGTCGAAGCAATGCCTGATGGGGGATCTATTGATATAAATGTAAAAAAAGAAAAGGGGAATATTTCCATTTTAATCAAAGACAGCGGAATTGGCATGTCAAAAGAGCAACTAAAAAAAATAGGTGAGCCCTTCTTTACAACTAAAAAAGAAGGCAATGGACTTGGACTAATGGTCAGTTTCAAAATAATTGAGAATTTAAATGGAAAAGTATATGTTGACAGTGAATTAAATAAAGGAACAAGCTTCCATATAACCTTACCTTCCGTTCATTAA
- a CDS encoding 3D domain-containing protein, giving the protein MKKIFSILTCASILTTAAPFVGAEEMKVEKGDTLWSISQEKKVSVDDIKRWNDLDSDIIKVDDTLTIKEVKKYKVKAGDNLWKISKKYNTTVDQLKDWNKLNSDTIHKDDVLIVSKEGSEQKTSESKPVNKPVKADNTVKAESTNSAAKEITVTATAYTANCEGCSGVTATGINLKDNPDKKVISVDPNVIPLGSKVYVEGYGTAIAGDTGGAIKGKKIDVFVPSQAKALEWGRKQVSVKILD; this is encoded by the coding sequence ATGAAAAAAATCTTTTCTATTCTAACTTGTGCGTCAATACTAACTACAGCTGCTCCGTTTGTAGGTGCAGAAGAAATGAAAGTTGAAAAAGGAGATACCCTTTGGTCTATTTCACAAGAAAAAAAGGTAAGTGTTGATGATATAAAAAGATGGAATGATTTAGATAGTGATATCATTAAAGTGGATGATACACTTACTATTAAAGAGGTAAAGAAATACAAAGTAAAAGCGGGAGATAATCTATGGAAAATCTCTAAAAAATATAATACAACTGTAGATCAGTTGAAGGATTGGAATAAGCTGAATAGTGATACAATACATAAGGATGATGTATTGATTGTTTCCAAAGAAGGTTCTGAACAAAAAACGTCAGAATCAAAGCCAGTTAACAAGCCGGTTAAAGCAGATAATACAGTAAAGGCTGAAAGTACAAATTCAGCAGCAAAAGAAATCACAGTCACTGCAACAGCATATACAGCAAATTGTGAAGGCTGTTCTGGTGTTACAGCAACTGGAATTAATTTAAAGGATAATCCAGATAAAAAGGTTATCTCAGTTGATCCTAACGTAATTCCTCTTGGCTCTAAGGTCTATGTTGAAGGATATGGTACTGCAATTGCTGGTGATACAGGTGGAGCAATTAAAGGGAAGAAAATCGATGTTTTTGTTCCATCTCAAGCGAAAGCATTAGAGTGGGGAAGAAAACAAGTATCAGTAAAAATTCTTGATTAA
- a CDS encoding helix-turn-helix domain-containing protein, with protein sequence MTQRDFARVLNCSFALIALVEVGKRRVSKDLENKIRQTFNIDDQDIASITSIISEISKGIPPFM encoded by the coding sequence ATGACACAGAGAGATTTTGCCCGTGTTTTAAATTGCAGCTTTGCATTAATTGCTTTAGTGGAAGTCGGAAAGCGAAGAGTTAGTAAAGATTTAGAAAATAAGATTAGACAAACGTTTAACATTGACGATCAAGATATCGCCTCCATTACATCCATAATATCAGAAATTAGTAAAGGAATTCCTCCGTTTATGTAA
- a CDS encoding XdhC family protein, whose protein sequence is MSSDHYAVIDAVIAMEKNNYLATIVNVEGTAYRKEGTLMYITETGKEEGLLTGGCVEQDLLARIEMQKEAKAFLMEYDLRSEDDLTWGKALDVMGKFILWLNRSHQQQALFFSN, encoded by the coding sequence ATGTCTTCCGATCATTATGCTGTTATTGATGCGGTTATTGCAATGGAAAAAAACAATTATTTAGCGACAATTGTGAATGTGGAAGGAACAGCCTACCGAAAAGAAGGAACTTTGATGTACATCACAGAGACCGGTAAAGAAGAGGGATTACTAACAGGCGGATGTGTAGAACAGGATTTACTCGCACGAATCGAAATGCAGAAAGAAGCAAAAGCCTTTCTGATGGAATACGATCTGCGATCTGAAGATGACTTAACATGGGGCAAGGCGTTGGATGTGATGGGAAAATTTATATTATGGTTGAACCGATCACACCAGCAACAAGCGCTGTTTTTCAGCAATTAA
- a CDS encoding XdhC family protein has translation MVEPITPATSAVFQQLKSYMQKGESVKLIKSFHKINKFLVNTVIPLGKEETNPALTSFLDTGNNYIFTQVLSPQPRLIIYGAGPDVRPVVYFASKAGFYVILSDWREANCSVDNFPDAKEYQIGSPTQVLDAINPSENDYLLLMTHNFSKDQEFVHLLLERRVKFLGLLGSKKRSEKLLAEKIKPDWVHYPVGISIHSESPEEIAISITAQLIKIKNSKNSVMGKIG, from the coding sequence ATGGTTGAACCGATCACACCAGCAACAAGCGCTGTTTTTCAGCAATTAAAATCATATATGCAAAAAGGAGAAAGTGTCAAACTTATTAAGAGTTTCCATAAAATAAATAAATTCCTTGTTAATACGGTTATTCCACTAGGAAAAGAAGAAACAAATCCAGCATTAACTTCTTTTTTGGATACCGGAAATAATTATATATTTACACAAGTTCTCTCTCCTCAACCAAGATTAATTATCTATGGGGCAGGACCTGATGTTAGGCCAGTTGTTTATTTTGCAAGCAAAGCTGGGTTTTATGTCATTTTATCTGATTGGCGAGAAGCTAATTGTTCAGTAGATAATTTCCCTGATGCAAAAGAATACCAAATAGGTTCTCCGACTCAGGTACTAGACGCAATAAATCCCTCAGAAAATGATTATCTATTATTGATGACACACAACTTTAGTAAAGATCAGGAATTCGTACATTTACTTTTGGAACGAAGGGTGAAATTCTTAGGCTTATTAGGCTCCAAAAAGAGATCGGAAAAATTATTGGCAGAAAAAATAAAGCCAGATTGGGTCCACTATCCAGTGGGGATATCTATTCATTCAGAAAGCCCAGAAGAAATCGCCATTAGTATAACAGCACAATTAATTAAGATAAAAAATAGCAAGAATTCTGTTATGGGGAAAATTGGATGA